ctaacccaaggatctcctttagaacgtttaaatgcccaccaaccaagtccagtaagagaaccagaTACAACACCAACTCCAGTCAGAACAGTAGGGATAGATTTTTCATGAGAAGTCCAAAAAGAGTTTGGAGAAGATTCATGACCAGGAAAGCCACCTCCAGATTGAGCAGAAGCAGTTTGAGTAATAGTAGATCCTTGAGGATCAGAGTCAGTAGTATCTTGAGGAGCTTCAGGTTTATCAGTAAGTTTTTCAGTAGAAGCAGAAGGAACAGTATTTCTACTAACAGTTCGACTACCATCAGAGCCTAGTCCTTTACCACTTTCAGGTTGATTTCCAAGATGAGCATCACTATCGCCACTACTATGTTGATCGACTCTAGCTTCACCATCAGGTTGAGGAAGATGACCTTTAGCTTCAGCTTCTTCACCAACACCAGCAGAAGTATGAGGAGTAGTATAAGCTTGTGGCTGAGATGAGAGATCAGGAGATTGAGTAGCTTTACCAGCACTAGCATCAGTTTTAGCAGGAAGACCAGCAGCTTGTAGACCTAGAGAAGCAGCCATTTTACCAGGTTCACAAGTATGCACTATAGCACCTTGAATAGAAATTCCACAAGCATTAGTAGTTTGGAGAGATTGGCCATCAGGTTGTTGAAGAGCTATAGGTACTCCAGGAGGAGAGAAAGTAGGGAGAGGAACATCGAGTTCAAtagaaggaagagtatCATCCGGATTATTTTCTTCTATAGTATACTGCGATTTAGGGCCATCTATGACAAGGCTTGTTCTACGTAGAGAAGGGTATTCCAGGGAACCATCAAAGGTAATGGGTATATCCTGGGATTCTCCGACGATGTTAGTTAGATCAGCAATAGGATGAGTACCTCCAGGTAGAGTAGGAAGTGGTGGATCAAGATATTCTGTAGGTACAAAGGGAATAAATCCTTGCACAGTAGGTCTAGGAAGTCTATGCGTAATCGGTTTCACCACACTACCATATTCCTCAACGAAATTTCCATGTATAGCCTGTTCTACAGTCTTACCATGCTCCTCAAAGAAAATCCCCGAGCCATAAGTTACTGATGGAGGAATATGAACTAGAGGTGGTGGTAGAGGTCCGGTATCAGAATCACCTCGGATAGTAGATTCAGCTTCTCTACCAGCGTATCCTTCTGCACCATCTCTAGAACAATCTCCACTCTCTCTTTCCTCAGCTGCTCTACGTTCTTCAACTTTTTGTCTTAATCTTTCAGCatctatagcatcttcagccatttgagccactggagtaccttgtaggagaatcttagtctcagactctgtatcaggaacttGCTCGGATGGGATATTAGCAACCTTTTGTTCTGGAGCAAGAGTTCTACCACTAGCCCATTCAAGAAGTTCCTTCGTAACACTTAGTCCAACTCCAGCAGCTGCAATTGATCCCAAATTGATAAGAGTATCAACCGCTTCACGTAGTGTTTCTTTAAGTTCAGCAGCTTTAGCTTTCTGTCGTTCTTCCTCTGCTATCTTTTctttttccattctttcCCTCTCCTCAGCCTgttttttcttctcttcagCTAGTTTCCTTTCTCTCTCTATCTCTTCTGGACACTTAAGTTGTAGCTTCTCCTTAATATCATCTAGAATAGGTTTAAGAGTAGTACCACCAACCGTTTTTGGATCCCTATTTTTTATCTTATCAGAGTTATCTTCATCCCATTGAGTACCATCATTATTcttattcttgtaccacTTCCTAGAACTTTTATCACTACTGTTCACATAAACCAGAAGGGGTATGTTTATAAGAGAGTCATCAGGAGACTTTTGACTACATTCTGGAAAGAATACTACTACCTCCGTAACATCCCATATTGGAAATGTCACATTTTTCTTGGGACCCTTAGTGAAACCAGTTATTGTAAATTTGCCTCCTGCCTTACCGTAGGTGTGCCTCCGAGCAGTATAGCTTGTTAACCCGGGTATAGCATTACTATACTTTTCAACCTTTACTTTATCAGGACACTTTCCCTTCTTACATCCTTCCTTTATACAGTATGGGTTAGGATAACTCTTCTCTTCGGAAACATCTATGACCACTGGTCtgaaaaatttgcatttttgttTGTGAAGTTGTTCCTCAAGTTTTTTTCCAGAAAGGACTTTTGGTTCACCATTATCAAGGATCATACTCCACTCACTGTTATCCGGTGTTCCATCATTTCCAAGA
This region of Theileria equi strain WA chromosome 1, complete sequence genomic DNA includes:
- a CDS encoding hypothetical protein (encoded by transcript BEWA_026470A), translated to MNIKYKCPEGEKGFARTKKCKKHHNFYASLTDVYDNKDPHYRVCRHYSGTFVIQNLHYDGQVLTISYGGSSLTKERRINDISVYYSETYEDSKKDYIEKPLLLRIKSRTEEHWYFNADVKDKDTDEQYEDEGIIWKPNTKWKEIKDGSKFYDGRGNPKSEELKKELNRLTCKLHNLHAVDIFKSDADTSYRCPVCRKENATVSSETIADFSGYKKYRHTYGSDINFVRYDKTLLKLGGENEGDDGEPIPLDASLTPHLTVYYWNMDPQRTKPLLMEVVVGGVGYRGTQVSLGNDGTPDNSEWSMILDNGEPKVLSGKKLEEQLHKQKCKFFRPVVIDVSEEKSYPNPYCIKEGCKKGKCPDKVKVEKYSNAIPGLTSYTARRHTYGKAGGKFTITGFTKGPKKNVTFPIWDVTEVVVFFPECSQKSPDDSLINIPLLVYVNSSDKSSRKWYKNKNNDGTQWDEDNSDKIKNRDPKTVGGTTLKPILDDIKEKLQLKCPEEIERERKLAEEKKKQAEERERMEKEKIAEEERQKAKAAELKETLREAVDTLINLGSIAAAGVGLSVTKELLEWASGRTLAPEQKVANIPSEQVPDTESETKILLQGTPVAQMAEDAIDAERLRQKVEERRAAEERESGDCSRDGAEGYAGREAESTIRGDSDTGPLPPPLVHIPPSVTYGSGIFFEEHGKTVEQAIHGNFVEEYGSVVKPITHRLPRPTVQGFIPFVPTEYLDPPLPTLPGGTHPIADLTNIVGESQDIPITFDGSLEYPSLRRTSLVIDGPKSQYTIEENNPDDTLPSIELDVPLPTFSPPGVPIALQQPDGQSLQTTNACGISIQGAIVHTCEPGKMAASLGLQAAGLPAKTDASAGKATQSPDLSSQPQAYTTPHTSAGVGEEAEAKGHLPQPDGEARVDQHSSGDSDAHLGNQPESGKGLGSDGSRTVSRNTVPSASTEKLTDKPEAPQDTTDSDPQGSTITQTASAQSGGGFPGHESSPNSFWTSHEKSIPTVLTGVGVVSGSLTGLGWWAFKRSKGDPWVRQI